In one Thermodesulfobium acidiphilum genomic region, the following are encoded:
- a CDS encoding CTP synthase, which produces MKLDNNTKFVFVTGGVTSSLGKGIVVASLGRILKSMGLRVNVIKLDPYLNVDPGTMNPYQHGEVFVTDDGAETDLDLGHYERFINTNLTKSSNLTSGMVYQEILLKERRGDFLGGTVQVVPHVINEIKSKIREAARLIDGGVLICEVGGTVGDIEGEPFLEAIRQFKKDVGRDNTLYIHLTLVPYLKAARELKTKPTQHSVKELRSIGIQPDIIILRSEKSINNSIREKISLFCDVDPEAVIPLEDVRHVIYEAPIMLESNKLSKLVANKLKIEPYVEPQLDSWIRIIEMAKNLKDMVEIAIAGKYVGLPDSYISVVESLRHSSLHLGYELKIRWINTENINSMDDARKMLEGVKGIVVPGGFGVRGIEGKILTARFARENNIPYFGLCLGMQIMCIEFARNVLGLKGANSTEFDENTKFPVIDLMEEQKRIVDKGATMRLGAFPCKLVDNTLAKRAYNQDLVFERHRHRYEFNNLFKKDFEEHGMIASGIFEEKNLVEIVELRGHKWYLGTQFHPEFKSRPNKPHPLFFDFMKVAISDKL; this is translated from the coding sequence ATGAAGTTAGACAATAACACAAAATTTGTTTTCGTCACTGGTGGGGTTACCTCATCTCTGGGTAAGGGTATAGTGGTTGCTTCTTTGGGAAGAATATTGAAGTCTATGGGTTTAAGGGTAAATGTTATTAAACTTGATCCATATTTAAACGTAGATCCAGGTACAATGAACCCTTATCAACACGGTGAGGTATTTGTAACTGATGATGGAGCTGAGACTGACCTTGATCTGGGACACTATGAAAGATTTATAAATACAAATCTTACAAAGTCATCGAATTTAACTTCTGGTATGGTTTATCAGGAAATACTTTTAAAGGAAAGGCGCGGAGACTTTCTGGGCGGTACTGTTCAGGTTGTGCCGCACGTAATAAATGAAATAAAGTCGAAGATCAGAGAAGCTGCCAGGCTTATCGATGGAGGTGTTTTAATTTGTGAGGTTGGAGGTACAGTAGGAGATATAGAGGGTGAGCCATTTTTAGAGGCAATCAGACAATTTAAAAAGGATGTTGGCAGGGATAATACTCTTTATATCCATCTAACACTCGTTCCTTATTTAAAAGCTGCAAGAGAACTAAAAACAAAACCCACTCAACACAGCGTCAAAGAATTAAGGAGTATTGGAATTCAACCCGATATAATAATACTTAGATCAGAGAAATCTATTAATAATTCCATAAGGGAGAAAATATCTCTATTCTGTGATGTAGATCCCGAAGCAGTAATCCCACTAGAAGACGTAAGACATGTAATTTATGAGGCGCCAATTATGCTTGAGTCCAACAAATTAAGCAAACTAGTAGCAAATAAACTAAAGATTGAACCATATGTAGAACCTCAATTAGATAGTTGGATTAGAATAATTGAAATGGCTAAGAATTTAAAGGATATGGTTGAAATTGCTATTGCAGGTAAATACGTTGGATTGCCTGATTCTTATATTAGCGTAGTGGAATCTTTGAGACACAGCAGTTTACATTTAGGATACGAATTAAAAATTAGATGGATAAATACAGAAAATATCAACTCTATGGATGATGCTAGAAAAATGCTTGAAGGAGTAAAGGGCATTGTGGTTCCTGGTGGTTTTGGGGTTAGAGGTATTGAGGGCAAAATATTGACAGCAAGATTTGCTCGTGAAAACAACATTCCGTATTTTGGATTATGTTTGGGTATGCAGATTATGTGTATTGAATTTGCGAGAAATGTACTTGGATTAAAAGGTGCAAATAGCACAGAATTTGATGAAAATACAAAATTTCCTGTGATTGATTTGATGGAAGAACAGAAGAGGATAGTTGATAAGGGGGCTACGATGAGGCTCGGGGCATTTCCATGTAAACTGGTGGATAATACTCTTGCAAAGCGCGCATACAACCAGGATTTGGTTTTCGAAAGGCACAGGCATAGATATGAATTCAATAATTTATTTAAAAAAGATTTTGAAGAACACGGTATGATTGCTAGCGGCATATTTGAGGAAAAAAATCTAGTAGAAATTGTAGAGTTAAGAGGTCACAAATGGTATTTGGGAACCCAATTTCACCCAGAATTTAAGTCGAGACCTAACAAGCCTCATCCATTGTTTTTTGATTTTATGAAAGTTGCAATATCTGATAAATTATAA
- a CDS encoding hemolysin family protein, with product MITYLLLTLFLIICSAFLSCNETVFTKASRIKIMQWINDKESGHEKAGFLLTHPQEVITTLLLLSSFVNIALSTLVTSFMIELFSLNNIGSIAVAASLSVIISSLFIIVIGEIVPKTIGYYFADKLFFVFISSLYFMTYISRPFVFLFTSLSKTFLFPFGIKNIKGLPSITESELRYLVNVSEEEGVIEKEEKEMISGVFEFKDKVVREIMVPRIDMVCIKKGTTLSDTLEIIRNEGHSRYPVYDKDIDNIVGILYVKDILMNLGPSTDYSKTIDSSLREAYFVPEGKNISELFRELQAKRLYMAIVVDEFGGTAGLLTVEDLVEEIVGEIRDEYDFDEEALVKDFNENSFIANGRLSLREFAAKVDFDFEDFIDGYNEETLAGLLFALFGKIPKEGEKIIFKGIEFKILKVDGRRIKEVLVTKEKGDVDEVRQ from the coding sequence ATGATAACTTATCTTCTTTTAACTTTGTTTTTAATTATATGCTCAGCTTTTTTGTCGTGTAATGAAACTGTTTTTACTAAGGCTAGTAGAATAAAAATTATGCAATGGATCAATGACAAAGAGTCTGGGCATGAAAAAGCAGGTTTTCTTTTGACACATCCTCAAGAGGTAATAACAACTCTTTTGTTATTGAGCAGTTTTGTTAATATTGCTCTTTCTACTTTGGTAACGTCTTTTATGATAGAGTTATTTTCTTTAAACAACATTGGTTCTATAGCAGTTGCCGCCTCTTTATCTGTGATTATTTCTTCACTTTTTATTATTGTAATTGGCGAAATTGTTCCAAAAACTATTGGCTATTATTTTGCTGATAAATTATTTTTTGTTTTTATATCTTCACTTTATTTTATGACTTATATAAGTAGACCCTTTGTTTTCTTATTTACTTCTTTATCAAAGACTTTCTTATTTCCGTTTGGTATAAAGAACATTAAAGGATTACCGTCAATTACAGAAAGTGAACTGAGATATCTCGTAAACGTAAGTGAAGAAGAGGGAGTTATAGAAAAGGAAGAAAAAGAAATGATAAGTGGGGTTTTTGAATTTAAGGATAAAGTGGTAAGAGAAATTATGGTTCCAAGAATTGATATGGTGTGTATAAAAAAGGGGACTACTTTAAGCGATACTTTGGAAATTATAAGGAACGAGGGACATTCAAGATATCCTGTTTATGATAAAGACATAGATAATATTGTAGGCATTTTATATGTAAAAGATATTCTTATGAATCTAGGTCCATCTACCGATTATTCTAAAACTATTGATTCATCCCTTAGAGAAGCCTACTTTGTTCCAGAGGGGAAAAATATTAGCGAACTATTTAGAGAACTTCAAGCCAAGAGATTGTATATGGCTATTGTAGTGGATGAATTTGGAGGTACAGCAGGACTTTTGACGGTAGAAGATCTGGTTGAAGAAATAGTAGGAGAAATAAGAGACGAATATGATTTTGATGAGGAAGCGCTCGTGAAAGATTTTAACGAAAATAGCTTTATTGCGAATGGAAGACTGAGTCTTAGAGAGTTTGCGGCTAAAGTTGACTTTGATTTTGAAGATTTTATTGATGGTTACAATGAAGAAACGCTTGCTGGCCTATTGTTCGCCCTCTTTGGAAAGATACCAAAGGAAGGCGAGAAAATAATATTTAAAGGCATCGAATTTAAAATTTTGAAAGTAGATGGCAGAAGAATAAAGGAAGTATTGGTTACCAAAGAGAAAGGAGATGTAGATGAAGTTAGACAATAA
- a CDS encoding diacylglycerol kinase gives MKRSHNIYKSFYFAIMGLLVALKEERNLKIQLGIFFLLLTIGFILRFEPFEWTIVLLSSSIVIVSEMINSVIERIMDYINPEFDDRIKTIKDMSASFVLIACLFSIIIFLILILNRFAPYIFGLNSCFNNHFKDFKLT, from the coding sequence TTGAAAAGGTCTCACAATATTTATAAAAGTTTTTATTTTGCAATAATGGGTCTTTTAGTAGCTCTTAAGGAAGAGAGAAACTTAAAAATTCAGTTAGGTATATTTTTTTTGTTATTAACCATCGGATTTATATTAAGGTTTGAACCATTTGAATGGACTATTGTTTTGTTATCGTCCTCTATTGTTATCGTTTCTGAGATGATTAATTCAGTCATAGAAAGAATAATGGATTATATAAATCCTGAATTTGATGACAGGATTAAAACGATAAAGGATATGTCTGCCTCATTTGTTCTTATCGCATGTCTTTTTTCTATAATCATTTTTTTGATTCTAATTTTAAATCGTTTTGCCCCATATATTTTTGGGTTAAATAGTTGTTTTAATAATCATTTTAAGGATTTTAAACTAACATGA
- the ybeY gene encoding rRNA maturation RNase YbeY, translating to MNYIQLKKAIKESMNFLGVGECELSLLLTDNDEIRTLNKEFRKNDCPTDVLSFEGDINLGVLGDIVISVERAKEDFLSCSYGDIIPEVAKKNFESYLLWLIVHGILHNLGFDHDNDVSEKEMRSKEKDCLEKVSQYL from the coding sequence TTGAATTATATACAATTAAAAAAGGCTATTAAAGAATCTATGAATTTTCTTGGCGTAGGGGAATGTGAACTTAGTTTATTACTTACGGACAATGACGAAATTAGAACTTTGAACAAAGAGTTTCGTAAAAATGATTGTCCCACAGATGTTCTTTCGTTTGAAGGAGATATAAATTTAGGTGTTTTAGGAGATATAGTAATTTCTGTAGAAAGGGCAAAGGAGGATTTCTTGTCCTGTTCTTATGGCGACATAATTCCTGAAGTTGCCAAAAAAAATTTTGAAAGTTATTTGTTGTGGCTCATTGTTCATGGGATCCTACATAATTTAGGATTTGATCACGACAACGATGTTAGCGAAAAAGAAATGAGATCCAAGGAGAAAGATTGTCTTGAAAAGGTCTCACAATATTTATAA